A region from the Drosophila bipectinata strain 14024-0381.07 chromosome 3R, DbipHiC1v2, whole genome shotgun sequence genome encodes:
- the LOC108129718 gene encoding uncharacterized protein has translation MPNHSSWPRTYLNWKRVMFLSLKCVYFMLVVKFAQKCLSKSVKSHLAQRQLKSGNHKLEDLRTKAAHHI, from the coding sequence ATGCCCAACCACTCCTCCTGGCCACGCACCTATCTCAACTGGAAAAGGGTGATGTTCCTCTCCCTGAAGTGCGTCTACTTCATGCTGGTGGTGAAGTTCGCCCAGAAATGCCTGTCCAAGTCGGTGAAGAGCCACCTGGCCCAGCGGCAGCTGAAATCTGGAAACCACAAGCTGGAGGATCTACGGACCAAAGCGGCACACCACATTTGA
- the LOC108129717 gene encoding solute carrier family 2, facilitated glucose transporter member 3, whose amino-acid sequence MSGTQITYVTEGPQPPREVIVVATAPPPEPPKPPNPTVRVTPSRNYFQRNRQMCVQNAVFFLLIYGGMDMADSLGWNQSYSFLVTSDFSYSWFIGFIIGALGSSVTMMSIPKVAYYVLGGVLELIASIIVTAVPNDNESILAARYLGGVGIGLITVPFLIHNAEVSQVNNRGVGAGMEQAGITIGISFQAWFSTEWESVGLSPSLVHGIVGIVFSVVGLLLCLLVVESPVFHLKQSHEEKARQCQKQLSPASATKDLEEIKIYVAESHSRSLLEDLLGSVLPFIKMLFFRCFVAFSVSLPLVRSFVMSSRLAIGYFYAWPMYVWAALRVIGVLVGLMCLDLVGRKAASLVGLLCMAGLMLGLAGIYGNITNWYSMASASNVGLAFQVFAGLYVCSTSTYLGEAFPLRLKPFLVGFIVCMEQVVHLIVLACMTTIDSEVYFQYFLAVGIIMVVFLILFAVTMPETRRTTLRESGKRFQQLLYIRMI is encoded by the exons atgaGTGGAACGCAAATCACCTACGTGACTGAGGGCCCTCAGCCCCCCAGGGAGGTCATCGTAGTGGCCactgcaccaccaccagagccTCCAAAACCACCAAATCCTACTGTAAGAGTCACTCCTTCAAGGAATTACTTCCAAAGAAATAGACAGATGTGTGTCCAAAATGCAG TTTTCTTCCTCCTCATCTATGGAGGGATGGACATGGCCGACAGCTTGGGCTGGAACCAGTCCTATAGTTTCCTGGTTACGTCAGACTTCTCATACAGCTGGTTCATAGGATTCATTATTGGAGCTTTGGGCTCATCCGTTACTATGATGTCCATTCCCAAGGTGGCCTACTAC GTTCTAGGCGGCGTCTTGGAACTCATCGCCTCCATTATCGTCACCGCAGTACCCAATGATAACGAATCCATTCTAGCCGCCAGGTACTTGGGCGGCGTGGGCATCGGCCTGATCACAGTGCCGTTCCTCATCCACAATGCCGAGGTTTCCCAAGTCAATAACCGTGGCGTCGGAGCCGGAATGGAGCAGGCGGGAATAACCATTGGAATTTCCTTCCAGGCGTGGTTCTCCACCGAATGGGAGAGCGTGGGCTTGTCGCCTAGTCTGGTACATGGCATCGTCGGCATAGTGTTCAGTGTAGTGGGTCTGCTCCTGTGCCTTCTTGTGGTGGAATCGCCTGTCTTCCACTTGAAGCAGAGCCACGAGGAGAAGGCGCGTCAGTGCCAGAAGCAGCTGAGTCCCGCCTCGGCAACAAAGGACCTGGAGGAAATCAAGATCTATGTGGCAGAGAGCCATAGCCGAAGCTTGTTGGAGGATCTTCTGGGATCTGTGCTGCCCTTCATCAAGATGCTCTTCTTCCGCTGCTTCGTGGCCTTCTCTGTCTCGTTGCCGCTGGTCAGATCCTTTGTGATGAGCAGCCGGTTGGCCATTGGCTACTTCTACGCCTGGCCGATGTACGTCTGGGCCGCCCTGCGCGTCATCGGCGTCCTGGTAGGCCTGATGTGTCTGGACTTGGTGGGCCGCAAGGCTGCGTCTCTAGTGGGACTCCTTTGCATGGCCGGCCTGATGCTGGGCCTGGCCGGCATTTATGGAAACATCACCAACTGGTACTCCATGGCATCGGCCTCCAACGTCGGCCTGGCCTTCCAGGTGTTTGCCGGACTCTATGTCTGCTCCACCTCGACCTACCTGGGGGAAGCCTTCCCGCTGCGTCTGAAGCCCTTCCTCGTCGGCTTCATCGTCTGCATGGAGCAGGTGGTCCACCTCATCGTCCTTGCCTGCATGACCACTATAGACTCTGAGGTGTACTTTCAGTACTTCCTGGCCGTGGGCATAATCATGGTAGTGTTCCTCATACTCTTTGCTGTAACCATGCCGGAGACGAGACGGACTACCCTTCGAGAATCCGGAAAACGTTTCCAGCAACTACTTTATATAAGGATGATATAA
- the LOC108129746 gene encoding uncharacterized protein isoform X2, whose protein sequence is MPDVKFLSVLPTTASASNRVTKVSISGTLLQNPQQFSVNFVNSPDCTDNITYHFKVVIPTKTIIENYKRNGEWSSLHQEQHLDIFNETTFSLEFAFNYDDSKMLVYHGRDAGFNFITQYETLFSLSDIQAVQVWGDVQKVSQFGLTYD, encoded by the exons ATGCCCGATGTAAAGTTCCTGTCCGTGCTGCCAACCACCGCGAGTGCTTCGAACCGGGTGACGAAAGTGTCCATTAGCGGCACCTTGCTCCAGAATCCCCAGCA ATTCTCGGTGAACTTTGTCAACAGCCCGGATTGCACGGACAACATTACATACCACTTCAAGGTGGTGATTCCCACCAAGACGATAATCGAGAACTACAAGCGAAATGGCGAGTGGAGCAGCTTGCACCAAGAACAGCACCTGGACATCTTTAATG AGACTACGTTTAGCCTTGAGTTTGCCTTCAACTACGATGATTCCAAAATGCTGGTCTACCATGGCAGGGACGCGGGCTTCAATTTCATTACCCAGTACGAAACCCTCTTCTCACTGTCCGACATCCAAGCGGTGCAGGTGTGGGGCGATGTGCAGAAGGTCAGCCAGTTCGGTCTGACCTACGACTGA
- the LOC108129719 gene encoding glucose transporter GlcP, producing the protein MTVIYENAEIGRVQTPPVIFKEPQEAPVPTVEVVTIRINDVGSWRKMGRQLSAAASVFFLFVYAGMDLAHSSGWNQTLNASASQQFECSWFIGVLAGAAISSMAMSFIPKMPFYVLGALMELAGAIMYATAPYNYSVLLAARYVAGIGVGLITVPFIIHSAEVASDNYRGISGSMEQCGLALGIAIQVIFDSQYVDDRDSSVNQIHGILGIVFCLLGLVLTSLSIESPIFHITRNQEETARRCQEKILGNFIYKVDVAFEEAKGYVEESRHMTFWKELLRSLVPLVKVLVYRGFVAFSFSLPLTTSLISSTLLTEGYIASWPVTVWGLVRLLGTLVAQAFLERLGRKLFSLVALFCMAGLILSMAILYEDPNNVRSFNDMLQIRSLGVAFQAFAGLFVCSSPVYLGEAFPLRVKPLLVGYVVGFEQTVHIINIIGYRQASSDFFYHYYLSVGIILLLGVILFAVVMPETKRLTLREAGRRIQRWHNLRCF; encoded by the exons ATGACGGTTATTTATGAAAACGCCGAGATCGGAAGAGTCCAAACACCTCCAGTAATCTTTAAAGAACCACAGGAAGCACCTGTACCCACAGTTGAAGTGGTGACCATAAGGATCAACGATGTGGGATCCTGGCGAAAAATGGGCAGGCAACTAAGTGCGGCCGCTTCAG TATTCTTTCTCTTCGTCTACGCGGGCATGGACTTGGCCCACAGTTCCGGATGGAATCAGACCTTGAACGCCAGTGCCTCCCAGCAGTTCGAGTGCAGTTGGTTCATCGGAGTGCTGGCTGGAGCTGCTATATCCTCAATGGCCATGTCCTTTATACCCAAGATGCCTTTCTAT GTTCTGGGAGCTCTCATGGAACTAGCTGGCGCCATCATGTACGCCACTGCTCCCTACAACTACTCAGTACTCCTGGCAGCTCGTTATGTGGCTGGGATTGGAGTGGGCCTCATCACAGTGCCCTTTATCATTCACAGTGCCGAGGTGGCGTCGGACAACTATCGCGGAATCAGCGGATCGATGGAGCAGTGCGGCTTGGCTCTGGGAATTGCCATTCAGGTGATCTTCGACTCCCAGTATGTGGACGACAGGGATTCATCCGTCAATCAAATTCACGGGATTCTGGGCATCGTATTCTGCCTCTTGGGCTTGGTCCTGACCAGCCTTTCCATTGAATCGCCCATTTTCCACATAACACGCAACCAGGAGGAGACGGCCCGGCGATGTCAGGAGAAGATCTTGGGAAACTTTATCTACAAGGTGGATGTGGCTTTCGAAGAGGCCAAGGGCTATGTGGAAGAGAGCAGGCACATGACCTTTTGGAAGGAGCTCCTCAGGTCCTTGGTGCCGCTGGTGAAGGTACTGGTTTATCGCGGCTTTGTGGCCTTCTCATTCTCCCTTCCACTCACCACCTCACTGATCTCGAGCACCCTGCTAACAGAGGGCTACATCGCCTCCTGGCCAGTGACTGTGTGGGGTCTGGTGCGTCTGCTGGGCACCCTCGTGGCCCAGGCCTTCCTCGAGAGACTGGGCAGGAAGCTCTTCTCCCTCGTGGCGCTCTTCTGCATGGCTGGCCTGATCCTCAGCATGGCCATCTTGTACGAGGACCCCAACAACGTGCGGAGCTTCAACGATATGCTGCAGATTCGCAGCCTGGGCGTGGCCTTTCAGGCCTTTGCCGGCCTCTTCGTCTGCAGCTCGCCTGTCTATCTGGGCGAGGCATTCCCGCTCCGGGTGAAGCCCCTCCTCGTGGGCTATGTGGTCGGCTTCGAGCAGACGGTTCACATCATAAATATAATAGGATACAGGCAGGCATCCTCAGATTTCTTCTACCACTACTATCTGTCTGTGGGGATTATCCTGCTGCTGGGAGTGATTCTTTTCGCCGTCGTGATGCCGGAGACGAAGAGACTGACCCTTCGAGAGGCCGGCCGGAGGATCCAGCGATGGCACAACCTGAGATGCTTTTAG
- the SF2 gene encoding serine/arginine-rich splicing factor 1B isoform X1 codes for MGSRNECRIYVGNLPPDIRTKDIQDLFHKFGKVTFVDLKNRRGPPFAFVEFEDARDADDAVKARDGYDYDGYRLRVEFPRGGGPGSYRGNRNDRSRDGGRMGGRGPPAKRSQYRVMVTGLPGSGSWQDLKDHMREAGDVCFADTYKDGSGVVEFLRHEDMKYAIKKLDDSRFRSHEGEVAYIRVREDSGDNDRSGGGGGGSGGGGGGSGGGGGGGGRDYRDRSRSRSFSSRPRRRGTPTYSPVRRQSYSRSRSRSNY; via the exons atggGTTCCCGAAATGAGTGCCGCATCTACGTTGGAAACTTGCCGCCAGATATTCGTACTAAGGACATCCAGGATCTGTTTCACAAGTTTGGAAAAGTGACTTTCGTAGATCTGAAGAATCGGCGTGGGCCGCCATTTGCCTTTGTTGAGTTCGAAGATGCGCG CGATGCAGATGACGCGGTTAAGGCCCGTGATGGCTATGACTACGACGGGTACCGCCTACGCGTCGAGTTCCCGAGGGGCGGTGGTCCCGGCAGCTACCGCGGCAATCGTAATGACCGCAGCCGCGATGGTGGTCGAATGGGTGGCCGTGGACCTCCGGCCAAGCGTTCGCAGTACCGTGTCATGGTCACTGGTCTCCCGGGCTCTGGTTCCTGGCAGGATCTGAAGGATCATATGCGTGAGGCAGGCGATGTGTGCTTCGCGGACACATACAAGGATGGCTCCGGTGTGGTAGAGTTCCTGCGCCATGAGGACATGAAGTATGCCATCAAGAAGCTTGACGATTCTCGATTCCGTTCCCATGAG GGCGAGGTTGCCTACATTCGGGTGCGAGAGGACAGTGGCGACAACGACCGCAGTGGTGGCGGTGGAGGAGgaagtggtggtggtggtggcggaagcggcggcggcggtggtggaggAGGCCGCGATTACCGCGACAG GTCTCGCTCGCGCTCCTTTTCTTCGCGGCCGCGTCGTAGGGGAACACCCACATATTCGCCAGTGCGGCGTCAATCCTATTCCAGGTCTCGCTCACGCTCTAATTACTAA
- the SF2 gene encoding serine/arginine-rich splicing factor 1B isoform X2 — translation MGSRNECRIYVGNLPPDIRTKDIQDLFHKFGKVTFVDLKNRRGPPFAFVEFEDARDADDAVKARDGYDYDGYRLRVEFPRGGGPGSYRGNRNDRSRDGGRMGGRGPPAKRSQYRVMVTGLPGSGSWQDLKDHMREAGDVCFADTYKDGSGVVEFLRHEDMKYAIKKLDDSRFRSHEGEVAYIRVREDSGDNDRSGGGGGGSGGGGGGSGGGGGGGGRDYRDRSRSRSFSSRPRRRGTPTYSPVRRQSYSRHR, via the exons atggGTTCCCGAAATGAGTGCCGCATCTACGTTGGAAACTTGCCGCCAGATATTCGTACTAAGGACATCCAGGATCTGTTTCACAAGTTTGGAAAAGTGACTTTCGTAGATCTGAAGAATCGGCGTGGGCCGCCATTTGCCTTTGTTGAGTTCGAAGATGCGCG CGATGCAGATGACGCGGTTAAGGCCCGTGATGGCTATGACTACGACGGGTACCGCCTACGCGTCGAGTTCCCGAGGGGCGGTGGTCCCGGCAGCTACCGCGGCAATCGTAATGACCGCAGCCGCGATGGTGGTCGAATGGGTGGCCGTGGACCTCCGGCCAAGCGTTCGCAGTACCGTGTCATGGTCACTGGTCTCCCGGGCTCTGGTTCCTGGCAGGATCTGAAGGATCATATGCGTGAGGCAGGCGATGTGTGCTTCGCGGACACATACAAGGATGGCTCCGGTGTGGTAGAGTTCCTGCGCCATGAGGACATGAAGTATGCCATCAAGAAGCTTGACGATTCTCGATTCCGTTCCCATGAG GGCGAGGTTGCCTACATTCGGGTGCGAGAGGACAGTGGCGACAACGACCGCAGTGGTGGCGGTGGAGGAGgaagtggtggtggtggtggcggaagcggcggcggcggtggtggaggAGGCCGCGATTACCGCGACAG GTCTCGCTCGCGCTCCTTTTCTTCGCGGCCGCGTCGTAGGGGAACACCCACATATTCGCCAGTGCGGCGTCAATCCTATTCCAG GCACCGTTAG
- the pad gene encoding transcription factor Sp2 produces MASGGASVRCIDYYELCRLCTDSANQKTHIFSPEGRAKNLNQKIFEVLSLQVEEKDRLPKGVCSQCIQTLEQMDGFRATCRNSQNMLSKCLTMRPAATSEKLYIRDPIDDSGKSLGVVQASPAASTTTATAQQSRNLLNSIMQAVSVQPQQQYTITLDNGIQQQQPLQPPTEPVKSDKQTVLEEFIRLKPDIKITPLGKKDANAAVRNQQPPPPPLQTVTNTTTTLPSPQLQLQPQLGDQLQPLLQQIQQLQLQQQLQQLTSQLNSQLTTTTDDTGGPSDSKKPKLNFVISSPATPQFSTQLNQFGSTQPQIQLQLMPGGGGVGVSGALNAPVPTQINAAALLSSCFTTPQTTPNLLSPNKCFLPITIRDENSDQQIVAHIDTKNMVLPTTYQVQMKLQPQLATADGQPIMQLTPTSIPATLQLTPQTLGGTQATVAQNQYITPQAAQPLPIQNQQIIPQQQQQQLPPHTAQVTSQQIIRSPQSASANPQLVIRNVSSASTPTTPTSSKEAPVFKTPSPRQRPVTAPKTKVISSSALPTAQPVGGSAPDPKRLVTQVKQMQHVKQPLPAATTATQNSISSNSALQRLSSNTTITKVTKQSAVAAPAPAPVSAPASAPPKLPVINKQNLTISRISSQSTPKPQMKQPMAAPSAVPAPAHNPQPIPVSIPALNKAQPPPMASQHKKVIRKPPENQESPDQKAKAARPQQQILPLPQQDSQQATLSQGLTCPTCNREFKKKEHLTQHVKLHAGLRPFKCSEEGCDKAFSRKEHLSRHLVSHSGQKMYTCEVCRKPFSRKDNLNKHKRIHTQPVSETLHSCDICNKNFSNKMHYEKHREMHTGKRPREESITSAPVPPAAPALVSSQVRSNPQGPNKDIYEMKQRVPHQQQQAPQQQQHAQAQPQQAQIMHVVTTQDLAGNTITITQAPDSNINASLANFVQLGFPTFQNSTAPANPIVCKIEK; encoded by the exons ATGGCAAGTGGCGGCGCCAGCGTGCGCTGCATCGATTACTATGAGTTGTGTCGCCTCTGCACGGACAGCGCCAACCAAAAGACACATATCTTTTCGCCTGAGGGACGCGCGAAGAACCTCAACCAGAAGATCTTTGAGGTCCTCTCGCTGCAG GTGGAAGAGAAAGACCGCCTCCCGAAAGGCGTCTGCAGTCAATGTATCCAGACGCTGGAGCAGATGGACGGGTTCAGAGCCACTTGCCGAAATTCTCAAAACATGCTGAGCAAGTGCCTCACCATGAGGCCGGCGGCAACCAGTGAAAAGTTGTACATTAGAGATCCAATTGACGACTCTGGAAAAAGCCTCGGCGTTGTCCAAGCATCTCCAGCTGCCTCTACGACCACCGCAACGGCCCAGCAGTCAAGAAACCTTCTCAACAGCATTATGCAAGCTGTGAGTGTGCAGCCTCAGCAACAGTACACCATAACATTGGACAACGGAatccaacagcagcagccttTGCAGCCGCCAACCGAACCCGTCAAGAGCGATAAGCAGAC GGTCCTAGAGGAGTTTATACGCCTCAAGCCGGATATTAAAATAACTCCGCTGGGAAAGAAGGACGCCAACGCTGCCGTCAGAAACCAACAGCCGCCCCCGCCTCCGCTGCAGACCGTGACAAACACTACCACCACGCTCCCCAGTCCGCAGTTGCAATTGCAACCGCAACTGGGTGATCAACTTCAGCCGCTCCTGCAGCAAATACAGCAACTACAGCTGCAGCAACAGCTCCAGCAACTAACCAGTCAACTAAACAGCCAATTAACTACCACGACCGATGATACTGGCGGACCCAGCGACTCAAAAAAGCCGAAGCTCAACTTCGTAATCTCCTCGCCGGCAACTCCGCAATTTTCCACGCAACTAAATCAGTTTGGGTCGACCCAGCCACAGATTCAATTGCAGTTGATGCCAGGAGGCGGCGGTGTAGGAGTTTCTGGGGCATTGAACGCTCCAGTCCCTACGCAGATCAACGCTGCTGCTCTACTCTCCAGTTGCTTTACAACTCCTCAAACGACACCCAACCTTCTCTCGCCCAACAAATGCTTCCTGCCCATCACTATTCGAGACGAAAACTCGGATCAGCAGATTGTAGCGCACATTGACACAAAGAACATGGTATTACCGACCACCTATCAAGTGCAGATGAAGCTGCAGCCACAGTTGGCCACCGCTGATGGACAGCCGATAATGCAGCTGACACCCACTTCCATACCGGCTACATTGCAGCTAACGCCGCAAACATTGGGGGGTACGCAGGCAACAGTCGCTCAAAACCAGTACATTACTCCACAGGCCGCGCAACCGCTGCCAATTCAGAATCAACAAATAAttccccagcagcagcagcagcaactacCACCTCACACGGCCCAGGTAACATCTCAGCAAATTATCCGATCTCCCCAGTCCGCCTCTGCGAATCCCCAGTTGGTGATCCGCAATGTGAGCTCAGCATCTACTCCAACCACTCCAACGAGTAGTAAAGAAGCACCTGTATTTAAGACACCCTCACCTAGACAGAGGCCTGTCACGGCACCTAAGACAAAGGTGATCTCCTCTTCCGCTTTGCCAACAGCACAACCCGTCGGTGGATCAGCTCCAGACCCAAAGAGATTAGTGACTCAAGTTAAACAGATGCAACACGTTAAACAGCCCCTACCAGCAGCCACAACTGCCACCCAGAATTCGATCTCATCCAACTCTGCCTTACAGCGGCTATCCTCGAACACTACTATCACCAAAGTAACAAAGCAGTCTGCGGTCGCAGCTCCGGCGCCAGCACCGGTATCAGCTCCAGCCTCAGCTCCGCCTAAATTGCCAGTAATTAATAAGCAAAACTTAACCATCAGTCGAATCTCCTCCCAATCCACACCCAAGCCGCAAATGAAGCAGCCAATGGCAGCACCATCGGCGGTACCAGCTCCAGCACATAACCCACAACCCATTCCTGTCTCAATTCCCGCGCTTAACAAAGCACAGCCACCGCCAATGGCATCGCAGCACAAGAAGGTTATACGCAAGCCTCCTGAAAACCAGGAATCCCCTGATCAAAAGGCTAAGGCTGCGCGTCCCCAGCAGCAAATTCTGCCATTACCACAACAAGATAGTCAGCAGGCTACTCTTTCGCAAGGACTCACCTGTCCCACCTGCAATCGCGAGTTTAAGAAGAAAGAGCATCTCACCCAACACGTAAAGCTTCACGCGGGCCTGCGACCTTTCAAGTGCTCGGAGGAGGGTTGCGACAAGGCATTCAGCCGCAAGGAACATTTATCCCGTCACCTGGTCTCCCATTCTGGCCAGAAAATGTACACCTGTGAGGTCTGTCGGAAGCCATTCTCCCGTAAGGACAACCTTAACAAGCATAAGAG AATCCACACCCAGCCCGTAAGTGAGACCCTGCATAGCTGCGATATCTGCAACAAGAACTTTTCCAACAAAATGCATTATGAGAAGCATCGTGAAATGCACACGGGGAAAAGACCGCGTGAGGAGAGCATTACTTCTGCCCCGGTTCCACCAGCTGCGCCTGCCCTTGTGTCTTCCCAAGTTCGAAGCAACCCACAGGGACCCAACAAG GATATTTATGAAATGAAGCAGCGTGTTCctcaccagcagcaacaagcccctcaacagcagcaacatgcgCAAGCGCAACCGCAGCAGGCGCAGATAATGCATGTGGTGACTACCCAGGACTTGGCCGGAAATACCATAACTATAACGCAGGCGCCCGATTCCAATATCAACGCGTCGTTGGCTAACTTTGTGCAGCTGGGATTCCCTACGTTTCAAAACTCCACCGCACCAGCCAACCCAATAGTCTGTAAGATTGAAAAATAG
- the LOC108129716 gene encoding galactose-proton symporter, with the protein MTTTYVTAGPYPAQQTTYISSGPQQGQTTYITTGRPPPPPPVVVVTAPNTGRWATSGQAFSGTAATLLFIYGGMDMAQGLGWSLNESVFNSTLEFQYSWFIGVIIGAVVSALTVSFLPKMIFYGLGGVMNLIDAIIFVSAPYQYESILAARYVGGVGIGLITVPFLIHAAEVASSSNRGSCCAMEQYGLALGIAIQVIYDAEWNTSLDMTINRVHGIFGIVFSAFALGSVAVNSESPIFYIRQNQESKARDSIKRLMGAYWTREAGDQAYEEAKLYVVEGSSQGYGEQFGESMMPFLKLLLFRCFVAFTFSMPLSQSLQYSTTFVYYTVDAWPPIIFAILRLIGALITIGVLDTVGRKFSALLGLLCMAGLMLGMAGVYGDYSHVYDYYFMWQVCRLDMAFQFFAGFFVCSSSAYLGEAFPMRVKPFLIGLIVCLEQVIHIIVIVTFSSSAAYYYRYYVAVGIILAVGVVVFAAIMPETRGMTLRQAGARFRRVHDVMAY; encoded by the exons ATGACGACTACCTATGTTACCGCGGGCCCATATCCCGCCCAGCAAACCACCTATATTTCCTCGGGTCCTCAGCAAGGCCAGACTACGTACATCACCACCGGAAgaccgccaccgccgccacccGTGGTTGTGGTCACAGCTCCCAATACAGGACGCTGGGCCACCAGTGGACAGGCTTTTTCCGGAACAGCTG CCACTCTACTCTTTATTTATGGAGGCATGGACATGGCCCAGGGGCTGGGATGGAGCCTGAATGAATCAGTTTTCAACAGTACCCTGGAGTTTCAGTACAGCTGGTTCATCGGAGTCATTATTGGAGCCGTGGTATCGGCACTGACAGTCTCCTTCCTGCCCAAAATGATCTTCTAT GGTCTTGGCGGAGTAATGAATCTGATCGATGCCATCATCTTTGTGAGTGCCCCCTACCAGTACGAGTCCATACTGGCCGCCAGGTACGTGGGTGGAGTGGGAATAGGCCTCATAACAGTGCCCTTCCTCATCCATGCCGCCGAGGTGGCTTCGAGTAGCAACCGCGGTTCCTGCTGCGCCATGGAGCAGTACGGCCTGGCCCTGGGGATCGCCATCCAGGTGATCTACGATGCGGAGTGGAACACCAGCCTGGACATGACCATCAACCGGGTGCACGGCATCTTCGGAATCGTCTTCTCCGCCTTCGCTCTCGGTAGCGTGGCCGTCAACTCCGAGTCGCCGATCTTCTACATCCGGCAGAACCAGGAGAGTAAGGCACGGGACAGTATCAAGCGACTGATGGGGGCCTACTGGACGAGGGAGGCCGGCGATCAGGCCTACGAGGAGGCCAAGCTGTACGTGGTGGAAGGCAGCAGCCAGGGTTACGGGGAGCAGTTCGGCGAGTCTATGATGCCCTTCCTCAAGCTGCTCCTCTTCCGCTGCTTCGTGGCATTCACGTTCTCGATGCCGCTCTCCCAGTCCCTGCAGTACAGCACCACCTTCGTGTACTACACCGTGGACGCCTGGCCTCCCATAATCTTCGCCATCCTGCGGCTGATCGGCGCCCTTATCACCATCGGCGTCCTGGACACGGTGGGCCGGAAGTTCTCCGCCTTGCTGGGACTGCTCTGCATGGCTGGACTGATGCTGGGCATGGCCGGAGTCTACGGGGACTACTCCCACGTGTATGACTACTACTTCATGTGGCAGGTGTGCCGGCTGGACATGGCCTTCCAGTTCTTCGCCGGCTTCTTCGTCTGCAGCTCCTCGGCGTACCTGGGCGAGGCCTTCCCGATGCGGGTGAAGCCCTTCCTGATCGGTCTGATCGTGTGCCTGGAACAGGTGATCCACATCATTGTGATCGTTACGTTCTCCTCCAGCGCTGCCTACTATTACAGGTACTATGTGGCCGTGGGCATTATCCTGGCGGTGGGTGTGGTGGTCTTTGCGGCCATAATGCCGGAGACCCGGGGCATGACCCTGCGGCAGGCGGGTGCCCGTTTCCGGAGGGTGCACGATGTCATGGCGTActaa
- the Manf gene encoding mesencephalic astrocyte-derived neurotrophic factor homolog: MKTANLVVLVCFLAGALQTTQALKEEDCEVCVKTVRRFGDSLDDATKKDYRKIETAFKKFCSGQKNKEHRFCYYLGGLEESATGILNELSKPLSWSMPAEKICEKLKKKDAQICDLRYEKQIDLNNVDLKKLKVRDLKKILNDWDESCDGCLEKGDFIKRIEELKPKYAHGEL; the protein is encoded by the exons ATGAAGACAGCAAATCTGGTGGTATTAGTCTGCTTCCTAGCAGGAGCCTTGCAAACGACACAGGCGCTGAAAGAGGAGGACTGCGAAG TGTGCGTCAAGACCGTAAGACGTTTCGGGGATTCTCTGGACGATGCCACGAAAAAGGACTACCGCAAAATAGAGACGGCTTTCAAGAAGTTCTGCTCTGGCCAAAAGAACAAGGAACACAGATTC TGCTATTACCTCGGCGGACTGGAGGAGTCAGCTACAGGTATCCTGAACGAGTTGAGCAAACCACTTAGCTGGTCCATGCCAGCGGAGAAAATTTGCGAGAAGCTGAAAAAGAAGGATGCTCAGATCTGTGATTTGCGCTACG AAAAGCAAATCGATCTGAACAACGTGGACCTGAAAAAGTTGAAGGTGCGCGACCTTAAGAAGATTCTCAACGATTGGGACGAAAGCTGTGACGGTTGTCTGGAAAAGGGTGACTTCATTAAGCGTATCGAAGAGTTGAAGCCCAAATACGCGCACGGCGAACTGTAA
- the LOC108129746 gene encoding uncharacterized protein isoform X1 translates to MPDVKFLSVLPTTASASNRVTKVSISGTLLQNPQQFSVNFVNSPDCTDNITYHFKVVIPTKTIIENYKRNGEWSSLHQEQHLDIFNGTGDSAKNPTLTQSITLIMNEIDQALQLSSTETTFSLEFAFNYDDSKMLVYHGRDAGFNFITQYETLFSLSDIQAVQVWGDVQKVSQFGLTYD, encoded by the exons ATGCCCGATGTAAAGTTCCTGTCCGTGCTGCCAACCACCGCGAGTGCTTCGAACCGGGTGACGAAAGTGTCCATTAGCGGCACCTTGCTCCAGAATCCCCAGCA ATTCTCGGTGAACTTTGTCAACAGCCCGGATTGCACGGACAACATTACATACCACTTCAAGGTGGTGATTCCCACCAAGACGATAATCGAGAACTACAAGCGAAATGGCGAGTGGAGCAGCTTGCACCAAGAACAGCACCTGGACATCTTTAATGGTACAGGAGATAGTGCTAAGAATCCAACATTGACACAGAGCATCACCCTTATTATGAACGAGATTGACCAGGCTCTCCAACTTTCATCCACAGAGACTACGTTTAGCCTTGAGTTTGCCTTCAACTACGATGATTCCAAAATGCTGGTCTACCATGGCAGGGACGCGGGCTTCAATTTCATTACCCAGTACGAAACCCTCTTCTCACTGTCCGACATCCAAGCGGTGCAGGTGTGGGGCGATGTGCAGAAGGTCAGCCAGTTCGGTCTGACCTACGACTGA